In Lactococcus protaetiae, the genomic window TTCAAAATATGCCAAGTTTCAATAACATTTTCTTGTTCATTTATAGGTAATATCGCTCTTTCTTTAAAAATAGCAGCACGAATAAATCGAGAAGTTGGTGTGAATCCTCCTGGAAATACTGGTTTACCACTGAAATTTCCTGTAGAAATATGATTTAGACCGACAGCCTGCTCTGATAAGTCCATATAGGTAGCCAATTTTTCAACTTCGCGCTCAAACTTTGGAGCATTAGTTACCACACCGATTGGATTATCAATAATCACCAGCTTTCCTTCTCTCGGTTCAATATTTATCATTTGTCCAGTTGGATCGGTCGCCGAAAAATGCAGGTCATTACGCCCATACTTCATTTTTGCATGGTCATCTGTCATAAGTTGTACCTTTTTAATTTTTTCTCTAATGTCAGCTACTGACCGACAATTTCCCAATATCCACATGACAAATTCAAAAGCTGCAAGTTGAATTTTATTTCTGTCAGCACTGACAGAATACTCCGAATGATTAGAGAATGTTAATTTTTGTGCTGCTAAACCAAATTCATTGACCCCATCAGAAATATCCGCATGATGCTCTGGTGAATCACGACCCACACCTAAAATCGTATACAAATTTGTAATCAGATTTCCATCATACACCGCTCTCCATGTATAGTTTTTAGGTAAAACAAGCGGTTCAGCACTAAAAGTATGCCAATCCATAGTTCTTGCAAAAAGTAAGCT contains:
- a CDS encoding choloylglycine hydrolase family protein, whose protein sequence is MCTSFQMKSSDGSLLFARTMDWHTFSAEPLVLPKNYTWRAVYDGNLITNLYTILGVGRDSPEHHADISDGVNEFGLAAQKLTFSNHSEYSVSADRNKIQLAAFEFVMWILGNCRSVADIREKIKKVQLMTDDHAKMKYGRNDLHFSATDPTGQMINIEPREGKLVIIDNPIGVVTNAPKFEREVEKLATYMDLSEQAVGLNHISTGNFSGKPVFPGGFTPTSRFIRAAIFKERAILPINEQENVIETWHILNGVTVPKSDGRSDTYTVYRSAVDVTSRRLYLQRYNDLSITSYRFPE